A single region of the Salvia splendens isolate huo1 chromosome 18, SspV2, whole genome shotgun sequence genome encodes:
- the LOC121777268 gene encoding 60S ribosomal protein L37a-1 yields the protein MAKRTKKVGIVGKYGTRYGASLRKQIKKMEVSQHSKYFCEFCGKYAVKRQAVGIWGCKDCGKVKAGGAYTMNTASAVTVRSTIRRLREATES from the exons ATG GCCAAGAGAACCAAGAAGGTCGGGATCGTCGGGAAATACG GCACCCGATATGGTGCTAGTTTGAGGAAGCAGATCAAGAAGATGGAAGTTAGCCAGCACAGCAAGTACTTCTGCGAGTTCTGCGGAAAG TACGCCGTGAAGAGACAGGCTGTTGGCATCTGGGGATGCAAGGACTGTGGCAAAGTGAAGGCCGGCGGTGCTTACACCATGAA CACTGCCAGTGCTGTGACCGTGAGGAGCACCATCAGAAGGTTGAGGGAGGCAACTGAGAGTTAA
- the LOC121777311 gene encoding casein kinase II subunit beta-1-like isoform X2 — protein MNMYRDRGGGGSSKAGEMLDRKRINEALDKHLEKSSPSTSRNKGSAVSVPSTSAAAGKHVDLRDSRSSSALTASKNKLSEEESETDSEESDVSGSDGEDTSWVSWFCNLRGNEFFCEVDDEYIQDDFNLCGLSNQVPYYDYALDLILDVESSHGDMFTEEQNELVESAAEMLYGLIHVRYILTSKGMAAMLEKYKNYDFGRCPRVYCCGQPCLPVGQSDIPRSSTVKIYCPKCDDIYYPRSKYQGNIDEAYFGTTFPHLFLMTYGHLKPQKPTQSYVPRVFGFKMHKP, from the exons ATGAACATGTACAGAGATCGAGGGGGCGGTGGCTCGTCCAAGGCCGGCGAGATGTTGGATCGGAAGCGAATCAATGAGGCGCTCGACAAACATTTGGAGAAATCGTCGCCTTCCACATCCAGAAACAAGGGCTCAGCTGTCTCGGTGCCCTCCACCTCCGCCGCTGCCGGGAAGCACGTTGATCTCAGGGACAGCCGTTCTTCATCCGCCCTCACCGCCAGCAAGAACAAGCTCTCCGAAG AGGAATCTGAAACAGACAGTGAAGAGTCTGATGTCAGTGGTTCTGATGGGGAAGATACATCTTGGGTTTCATGGTTTTGCAACTTGCGTGGAAATGAGTTTTTTTGTGAAGTCGATGATGAATATATCCAAGATGATTTCAATCTATGTGGATTGAGCAATCAAGTCCCGTATTATGATTATGCACTTGATCTAATACTGGATGTAGAATCATCTCATG GTGATATGTTTACTGAAGAACAGAATGAATTAGTTGAATCAGCTGCAGAAATGCTCTATGGCCTTATTCATGTCCGTTACATCTTGACAAGCAAGGGAATGGCTGCTATG TTAGAGAAGTAtaaaaactatgattttggaaGATGCCCTAGAGTCTACTGCTGTGGACAGCCATGCCTTCCAGTTGGACAATCAGACATCCCACGCTCAAGTACTGTGAAGATTTACTGTCCAAAATGCGATGATATTTACTACCCTCGATCGAAATACCAAGGCA ATATTGATGAGGCGTATTTCGGAACCACATTCCCCCACCTGTTCTTGATGACGTACGGACACCTCAAGCCTCAGAAGCCAACACAGAGCTACGTCCCTAGAGTTTTTGGCTTCAAGATGCACAAGCCTTGA
- the LOC121777267 gene encoding uncharacterized protein LOC121777267 — protein sequence MHQKKSEVQIGTESSGVSSDFNPTPPLPPSSLTQKHNPPPPSPNPALQILINDDNQHHDQNDPFTPKPTPFKRPHLQQHQFSRSLAKTPTLSTALHRYGVDPPPKFSLFHNRSQKFLTHFHHHLRHLRRRLRLHLRVILLLSLPFFYFLVSHPSRSFILDFLSAFAFSAVLLFSLNLAVPRLPTIRLFLAKSLPIKINAKDNVSRPHLPVFWSIGSRQKADKKAISGCYVQAYTNGDVYEGDFHKGKCSGSGVYYYYMSGRYEGDWVDGKYDGYGVETWARGSRYRGQYRQGLRHGFGVYRFYTGDVYAGEWSSGQSHGCGVHTCEDGSRYVGEFKWGVKHGLGHYHFRNGDRYAGEYFADKMHGFGFYYFANGHRYEGAWHEGKRQGLGMYTFRSGETQSGHWQNGILDIPSTQTNVYPVSPVAVNHSKLLNVVQEARRAAEKAYEVSKVDERVNRAVTAANRAANAARVAAVKAVQKQMHHKSNSDDIPIPIM from the exons ATGCATCAGAAGAAATCTGAAGTACAGATCGGAACAGAAAGCAGCGGCGTCTCTTCCGATTTCAACCCCACCCCACCCCTCCCCCCTTCCTCCCTCACTCAGAAACACAATCCGCCGCCTCCTTCCCCCAATCCCGCCCTCCAAATCCTCATCAACGACGACAATCAGCACCACGACCAGAATGACCCTTTTACCCCCAAGCCCACCCCCTTCAAGCGCCCCCATCTCCAGCAGCACCAATTCTCCCGCTCCCTCGCCAAGACCCCCACTCTCTCCACCGCCCTCCACCGCTACGGCGTCGACCCACCTCCAAAATTCAGCCTTTTCCACAACCGCTCTCAGAAGTTCTTGACCCAtttccaccaccacctccgccacctccgccgccgcctccgcctccacctccGCGTCATCCTCCTCCTCAGCCTCCCCTTCTTCTATTTCCTCGTATCCCACCCTTCCCGCTCATTCATTCTTGATTTCCTATCCGCCTTCGCCTTCTCCGCCGTCCTCCTCTTTTCCCTCAATTTAGCTGTCCCGAGGCTCCCCACGATCAGGTTGTTCCTTGCCAAGTCCTTGCCGATTAAGATAAACGCCAAGGACAATGTCAGCCGGCCGCATTTGCCCGTGTTTTGGTCAATTGGTTCGAGGCAGAAGGCCGATAAGAAGGCGATTTCCGGGTGCTATGTGCAGGCATACACCAATGGGGATGTCTATGAGGGTGATTTTCACAAGGGGAAATGTAGTGGCAGTGGAGTGTATTACTATTACATGAGTGGGAGGTATGAAGGTGATTGGGTTGATGGAAAATATGATGGCTATGGGGTGGAGACGTGGGCGAGGGGCAGCCGGTATAGAGGGCAGTACCGGCAGGGCCTTAGGCATGGTTTCGGAGTATATAGGTTTTACACTGGTGATGTTTACGCAGGGGAATGGTCTAGTGGGCAGAGCCATGGGTGCGGGGTTCATACCTGCGAGGATGGTAGCCGATATGTAGGCGAGTTTAAGTGGGGTGTTAAACATGGTCTTGGACACTATCATTTCAG GAATGGAGATAGATATGCTGGGGAATATTTTGCAGACAAAATGCATGGATTTGGGTTCTACTATTTTGCAAACGGCCATCGTTATGAGGGTGCCTGGCATGAGGGGAAGAGGCAGGGGCTTGGAATGTACACTTTCAGAAGTGGTGAAACTCAGTCGGGCCACTGGCAAAATGGAATTCTTGACATTCCTAGCACACAGACCAATGTATATCCCGTTTCGCCTGTTGCTGTAAATCACTCTAAATTGCTCAACGTTGTTCAG GAAGCTCGACGAGCTGCAGAAAAGGCGTATGAGGTGAGCAAGGTGGACGAAAGAGTGAACAGGGCAGTAACAGCAGCTAACAGGGCAGCTAATGCAGCAAGAGTAGCAGCTGTCAAAGCTGTGCAAAAGCAAATGCATCACAAGAGCAACAGCGATGACATCCCGATTCCCATCATGTAA
- the LOC121776010 gene encoding pentatricopeptide repeat-containing protein At3g46790, chloroplastic-like has protein sequence MLFELELELEPTNVGNYVLLVEIYAEGEDVKRVKKLLEEKGLQIVPDAAGLMVYSIRSLDKLNPQIKIHGLVVKLLEEMMEQWYVPEIKAVLYELDTEEKQRVLLGHSEKLQ, from the coding sequence ATGTTGTTTGAGCTTGAGCTTGAGCTTGAGCCCACAAATGTGGGGAACTATGTGCTTCTTGTTGAGATATATGCGGAAGGGGAAGATGTGAAGCGAGTAAAGAAGCTGTTGGAAGAGAAGGGGCTGCAGATTGTACCAGATGCTGCTGGATTGATGGTGTACTCGATTAGGTCTTTGGACAAGCTGAATCCTCAAATCAAGATCCATGGTTTGGTGGTGAAGCTGTTGGAGGAGATGATGGAGCAGTGGTATGTGCCGGAGATAAAAGCGGTGCTGTATGAGCTTGATACTGAGGAGAAACAACGGGTGCTGTTGGGGCACAGTGAGAAATTGCAGTAG
- the LOC121777311 gene encoding casein kinase II subunit beta-1-like isoform X1, with the protein MNMYRDRGGGGSSKAGEMLDRKRINEALDKHLEKSSPSTSRNKGSAVSVPSTSAAAGKHVDLRDSRSSSALTASKNKLSEEESETDSEESDVSGSDGEDTSWVSWFCNLRGNEFFCEVDDEYIQDDFNLCGLSNQVPYYDYALDLILDVESSHGDMFTEEQNELVESAAEMLYGLIHVRYILTSKGMAAMLEKYKNYDFGRCPRVYCCGQPCLPVGQSDIPRSSTVKIYCPKCDDIYYPRSKYQDIDEAYFGTTFPHLFLMTYGHLKPQKPTQSYVPRVFGFKMHKP; encoded by the exons ATGAACATGTACAGAGATCGAGGGGGCGGTGGCTCGTCCAAGGCCGGCGAGATGTTGGATCGGAAGCGAATCAATGAGGCGCTCGACAAACATTTGGAGAAATCGTCGCCTTCCACATCCAGAAACAAGGGCTCAGCTGTCTCGGTGCCCTCCACCTCCGCCGCTGCCGGGAAGCACGTTGATCTCAGGGACAGCCGTTCTTCATCCGCCCTCACCGCCAGCAAGAACAAGCTCTCCGAAG AGGAATCTGAAACAGACAGTGAAGAGTCTGATGTCAGTGGTTCTGATGGGGAAGATACATCTTGGGTTTCATGGTTTTGCAACTTGCGTGGAAATGAGTTTTTTTGTGAAGTCGATGATGAATATATCCAAGATGATTTCAATCTATGTGGATTGAGCAATCAAGTCCCGTATTATGATTATGCACTTGATCTAATACTGGATGTAGAATCATCTCATG GTGATATGTTTACTGAAGAACAGAATGAATTAGTTGAATCAGCTGCAGAAATGCTCTATGGCCTTATTCATGTCCGTTACATCTTGACAAGCAAGGGAATGGCTGCTATG TTAGAGAAGTAtaaaaactatgattttggaaGATGCCCTAGAGTCTACTGCTGTGGACAGCCATGCCTTCCAGTTGGACAATCAGACATCCCACGCTCAAGTACTGTGAAGATTTACTGTCCAAAATGCGATGATATTTACTACCCTCGATCGAAATACCAAG ATATTGATGAGGCGTATTTCGGAACCACATTCCCCCACCTGTTCTTGATGACGTACGGACACCTCAAGCCTCAGAAGCCAACACAGAGCTACGTCCCTAGAGTTTTTGGCTTCAAGATGCACAAGCCTTGA